The Nitrospinota bacterium genomic sequence CTCAATACTATCTTTACTTGGCCTCTTTTTCCGCTTGCTCGCTTGAAAAACCCCTAAAAAGCAGAAGGGGAACTGAAATTTTTACAAAAATTAACATATTGAATTGCTAAATTAATTCTATATGATTATAGTTAAATATCTAATATATCTATATGATTTTTCCATAGGATAGGGGTATGCTAAGATGAAAAAACGAGATAGAGGAGCTGGCTTAAAAAATGTATTCCAGAAGTAAAGAAGCAGGTCTTTCCTGGAAGAGGAGGATGTATGGCATCTTTTCCACCGAAGGATGAGAAGACAATCCGTCAGCAGATCGTATCCCTTCTTGAGGGAGACATTCTTTCTGCCAGGGAGATTTCCGGCAGTATTGGTATCTCTGAAAAGGAGGTCTATCAGCACCTCGAGAACATCAGAAAAACCCTTAAGAACAGAGATCAGAAGTTGATTATGACCTCCTGTGAATGCAGGAAATGCG encodes the following:
- a CDS encoding transcriptional regulator → MASFPPKDEKTIRQQIVSLLEGDILSAREISGSIGISEKEVYQHLENIRKTLKNRDQKLIMTSCECRKCGFVFKKRTRLKKPGRCPLCRSENIEESNFAIK